CCGGCGCGTTTTCTCAGCACCGGCGAGCCGCAGTACATCAACGCCAAAGTAGCCTCGCTGGAACTGATGGGCGCGGCCGCGGAGCACGATCTGCTGGTTATCAGCGACAGCGACGTGCATGTGGAGCCGGGCTATCTGCGCACCATCGCCGCGCCCTTCCGCAATGAGCGCGTGGGCGCGCTCACCTGCGTTTATCGCGGCGAGGCTCATCGCGGCCTGTGGGCGCACCTTGAGGCGGCGGGCATGTCGATTGAGATGACCGCCGGCGTCGTGGTCGCCAACATGCTTGAGGGCATGCAGTTTCTGCTGGGCCCCACCATGGCCATGCGCCGCCAGTGCGTTGAGCAGATCGGCGGCTTTGGCGTGCTGGGCAGCTACTGCGCCGACGACTTCATGCTCGGCAAGCTGATTGCCGAAAACGGCCATACCGTTGTGCTCTCGCAGCATGTCATCGATCACGTCATCGTGAGCGACGGCTTCGTCGAGACGCAAAAGCACCAGATTCGCTGGATGCGCTCCACGCGCTTCTCGCGCCCCAAGGGCCACTTCGGCACCGGACTCACCTTCAGCGTTCCCTTCGGCATTCTCGCCTTTGTGGCCGCGGGCGCTCTGCAATATCCGCGTCTCGCATTCTTTCTGCTCGGCTACTCCATCGCGGCGCGCATGCTGCTGGCTCTGGTGGTGGGGGCGTTTGCCGTGCGCGAGCGCATACTGATGCGCACCGTGCTGCTTTATCCGCTGCGCGACCTGCTTGGTTTTCTCTACTGGGCGGCCAGCTACCGCAGCGATCTCATTCTCTGGCGCGGGCGCGAGTTCCGCCTGCACAAAGATGGCCTCATGGTCGATGCCGCCGCCGGTTACCAGGAAGACGAGACAGCACTGTCGGCTGGCATTTAAGCTGTTTGCAGTGTTTGCGGAGCGCGGCCATTCCCGGCTCCGGTTGATGTGCTTGCTGCGAAAGCCCCGATCATGACCCTTGTCTCCACTTCCCCCTTGAAAGCCGGCGCTCGATGAAGGCCGGCCAGACCGCAATCATCATTGGCGCGGGCCCGGCCGGGCTCACGGCGGCTCTCGAGTTCACGCGCCGCTCCGGCATTCACCCCATCGTGCTGGAGGCCTCGCCCACGCTGATCGGCGGCATCTCCTGCACCATTGAGCACCACGGCAATCGCATGGACATCGGCGGCCACCGCTTCTTCTCAAAATCTGACCGCGTGATGCAGTGGTGGACTGACCTGATGCCCATCGCCGCCGGAGCCGCCGGCGCGGCCGAGCAGGCCATTCGCTACCAGGGCCAGCAGCGCACCGTCACCACGCACACCGCGGCCTCAGCCGACGACGACCTCGTGATGCTGGTGCGCCCGCGCAAGAGCCGCATCTATTTTCTGCGCAGCTTCTTTGACTATCCGCTGGCGCTCAATGCGCAGACCATCCGGCAGCTTGGCCTCGTGCGCATGGCAAAAATCGGCCTCGGCTATCTCAAGGTCAAGCTCTTCCCGCGCAAGCAGGAAGCGACGCTCGAAGACTTTCTCATCAACCGCTTCGGCACCGAGTTGTACCTGACTTTCTTCAAGTCCTACACCGAAAAAGTGTGGGGTGTGAAATGTAACCAGATCAGTGCCGAATGGGGCGCGCAGCGCATCAAGGGCCTCTCACTGCGCACGGCCATCGCGCACTTTCTCAAGAAGACCTTCGGGCCAAAGTCCTCGGGCGACCTCGCGCAAAAGGGCACCGAAACCTCGCTGATCGAGCAGTTTCTCTATCCCAAATTTGGCCCCGGCCAGCTCTGGGAGCACGCCGCGAAGCTGATCGAGCAGCAGGGCGGCGAGTTGCGCCGCGGCTGGCGCGTAACCGGCCTGCACGTCGAGAGCAACCGCGTCGCATCCGTAACCGCCGTGGACACAGAAGGCCAGACGCACACGCTCGCCGCCGATTACGTCTTCTCCACCATGCCGGTGCGTGAGCTGGTGCGCTCGCTTGACTGCCCCGTGCCGCCCAACGTGCAGGAGGTGAGTGACGGCCTGCAGTATCGCGACTTCATCACCGTGGGGCTGCTCGTCGATCGTCTCGCCGTCTCCGAGCCCGATGGCTCGCCGCTCAAGGATACCTGGATCTACATTCAGGAGCCCGACGTGCTCGTGGGCCGCCTGCAGATCTTCAACAACTGGAGCCCTTGGATGGTCGCCGACCCCTCGAAGGTGTGGATCGGTCTCGAATACTTCTGCTACGACACCGACGAGTTGTGGAAGATGGACAACGAAAGCCTCGCAAAGCTGGCCATCGGCGAGGTGGAGAAGATCGGCATTTTGCGCGCCGCCGACGTGCGCGACTGGCATGTGGTGCGCGTGCCCAAAACCTACCCCGCCTACTTTGGCACCTACGAGCGCTTTGATGAGATCAGCAGCTATCTCAACGGCTTTGAAAATCTCTTTCTCGTGGGCCGCAACGGCATGCACAAGTACAACAATCAGGACCACTCCATGCTCACGGCCATGACCGCCGTCGATCAGATCGTCGCCGGCGAGATCGACAAGAGCGCGCTCTGGCAAATCAACACCGAGCAGGAGTACCACGAAGAGAAGAAGTAGAGGCGGGACGTGCTGGGAGAAACTCCAGACGATATAGCCGTTCCTGAAATATCTCCGGGATTCTTCCTGTCTCGCGAACGAAGGCTCGTTCCCGGGGCCCGGTTTAGGCCGTTGGCCTCAGAATGACGCAGCCTTGAGTGCTTCTGTAACTTGTAAACTCCCTGGCAGCCACTCATTGTCAGGCGTCATTCTGAGCGAACCGGGGTACCCGGCATGCGCAGCACGCTGGGGTGGGAGCGAAGAATCCCGGCAATGCTTGCATCGCGATTGCCGTTTGGAGTTTCTCCCATAATGTTTGATCTGGCATGGTGGGGGAAACTTCACCATGCGTTCACGACCGAAACCTCACTGGGATTCTTCGGCCGTTGGCCTCAGAATGACGCCGTTGAAGCTGAAAGCTCCGATAGACGTATTACTGCCGCAAGGCGCGGATGCCTGAAAGGCCAGCCCTACTTCTCCCAGTGGTCCTTGTGCTCGCGCACCCACCAGCACACCGGGTAGCGGCTGTGAGGAAACAGCGACTCCGCGCACGTCACCTGGTCGGTGCCCGCGTAGTCGTACTCCATGCGATGATTCTTGAGCGGCGTGGCCACCATGGTGTTCACCGCAATCACCGCCGTGCCGCCGCCCTCGGCGCGCCGCACGGCGTAGACGGCCAGGTCCACCAGATAGGCCGCCACCAGCAGCACCACCAGATACTTCGCCAGACGCCCCAGCCACTCCCACAGAATCACGCGCGGCTCCTCATCGCCCTGAGTTTACTCTGACGGCGCGGCGTGCGTTATCCTTTCCCTTCGCCCTCGCGAAATGGAGTTGCTCACCGCCGTGAATCCCAAAGTAGACATCCAGAAAATTCAGGCCGCCATCGCCGCCAGCGGAGCCGACGCGTGGCTCTTCTACGACCACCATCACCGCGATCCGCTCGCCTCGCAGATTTTGTCTCTGCCCATGGATGATCTGGTTTCGCGACGCTGGTACTACGTGATTCCCGCCCAGGGTGAACCGCAAAAGCTCGTCCACAAAATTGAGTCGGGCAAGCTCGATTCCCTGCCCGGCGAAAAGCGGACCTACGCGGCCTGGCAGCAGTTGGAGCAGCACCTGCGCGAGATGCTCGCGCCCTACACGCGGCTCGCCATGCAATATTCGCCGCGCAACGCCATCATGTATGTCTCCATGGTCGATGCGGGCACGATTGAACTGCTGCGCGAGTTTGGCAAAACCATCGTCAGCTCGGCCGATCTGGTCAGCCAGTTTCAGGCCGTGCTCACGGAGCAGCAGATCGCCAGCCACTTCGTGGCGCAGCAGGCCATTGACGAGATTCTTGCCGCTGGCTTTGCCGAGATTGGCCGCCGCTCGGCCGCCCAGGAGCACTTCACCGAGTACGACATGGTGCTGTGGCTCGAAGACTCCATGCGCCGCGCGGGCCTTGTCTGGGAGCATCGGCCCAATGTGTCTGTCAACGCCAACAGCGCCGACTCGCACTATGAACCGAGTGCTGAAAACAGCCGCCCCATCCGCACCGGCGACTTTCTGCTCATCGACATCTGGGCGCGGCAAGACCCGGCGCGCGCAGGTTTTGAAACCTGCTTCTACGACATCACCTGGACCGCTGTGATCGGCCGCGAGCCCACCGAAGAAGAGGTGCGCGTCTTCACCACCGTGCGCGATGCGCGCGACGCCGCCATTCGCGCCGTGGAAGAGGCCTTCGCCGCCGGGCGCCCCATTCAGGGCTGGGAGGCCGATGACCGCGCCCGCGCCGTCATCACCGAGGCGGGCTACGGCGACTATTTCACGCATCGCACGGGACACAACATCAGCAGCACGCTGCATGGCAGCGGCGCACACCTCGACAATCTGGAAACGCACGACGAGCGCCGCCTGCTGCCGAACACCTGCTTCTCGGTCGAGCCAGGCATTTATCTTGAGCACTTCGGCGTGCGCAGCGAGGTCAACATGATGACGTCGGCCACCAGCGCCCGCGTCACAGGAAACATGCAGCAGCAACTGTTACGAATCTGAGAGGCAGGGGTGATGCGGCCAGTTGTCAGTTGCCAGTCCTCAGTGGTTGGTTAGCGATTGCCTATGGTTTGTGGTTCCAGGCTCCCCGGGCGTCATTCTGAGCGAACCTGGGTCCCCGGCGTGCGCAGCAAGCTGGGGTGGGAGCGAAGAATTCCGGCGAGGCGTCGGTGGCCACCGCTGCCGTAGGTTTCTCCCACCATGCCCGATCGAACATCATGGGAGAAACTCCGAGCCGCATCTGTCTCTGAAACATCGCCGGGATTCTTCACCGCTGCGCGGTTCAGAATGACGCATCAGGGAGGGGCGAGGCAGAGCGTAGCTCCCGGCGGCTAGATGCCGCAGGCTGGTCCCTGGCAAGGGACGACTCTCGCCTCGCAACCGACCACTGACAACTGAAGACTGACAACTGGGGACTGAGGACTGGGGACTGACAACTGACCGCCTCACCCCTGGCCGCTTCACCCCTGTCGGCTCCACCACTGCCTCTCCGTGTATATTCAGTAGAGATGCCTGCCAAAGCGAATCCATCTGAGCCGAAGCAAGGGTTTCGTTACCTCGCATTGCTTGCCGGTTGGCTCATCCCCGGCGCGGGACACCTGATCACGGGCCGCTGGGTGCGTGCGCTGCTGCTCTTTGTCTCCATCACGGCCATGTTTGGCCTGGGGCTCGCCATGCTGGGGCATCTCTACCTGCCGAACACCGGCAATCCGCTCGACATTCTGGGCTTCGTCGGCGACCTGGGCAACGGCCTGCTCTACTTTGGGGCGCGGCTGCTCGGCGCGGGCACCACGGCAACCACCGTGATCAGTGAGGACTACGGCACCAAGTTCATCGTTGTGGCCGGCCTGCTCAACTTCATCGCCGCCGTCGATGCGCACAACCTGCAGATCGGGAGGAAGCAGTAATGGCGATGACCCATTTCAATGCCGTGCTGCTCTTCGCTACCTTTGCGTCGGTGGTCTTCGCCATCACGCAGCGCTCCACGCCCAAGGCGATGCTGCGCTACGGCATCTATTGCTGGCTCTGGTTTGTGCTCTCGGTGATCGTGATCGCCTGGGTGCTGCACTGGATTCATCCGTAAACCAGCGAGTCAGCGCGCCTTGCGGCGCAAGCAAGTCAGCAAGTCAGCCACAAATTCCTTCCGCCATTTGTCATCACGAGCGAAGCACAGCACGCGTAGTCGAGAGATCTGCGGTTTCCGTCTATGCCCGGAAAATCTTGCTTCCACCAACACGATGGCTGGCTTGCTGGCTCGCTGACTTGCTGACCGGCTAACTCGCTGACTTGCTGCCCCTCACGCCGGCGTCAGCTTCATCAGTCCGCCATGCGGCAGGTCTTCCACGCGAATCCTGCGCCGCGCGCCAAAGATCGCAGTCACGGCCTCGGCGGCCTGGTAGCCGCTGCGCACGGCGCCTTCCATGGTTGCGGGCCATCCGGTCGCGGTCCAGTCTCCGGCGAGCACCATGCGCGGCCACGGGCTCTCCGCGCCGGGCCGCACGGCGTCGAGCCCCGGTCGCACCGAATACGTGGCCCGCACTTCTTTCACCACCGCAGCCTTCACCAGCGTGGCCTCGCGCATGGCAGGAAAGAACCGCCCCAGCTCGGCCACGGCCAGATCCACAATCTCCTGCCGCTGCATGGGCACCAGCGCGCGCGAGGCGCTCACGACCAGCTCGATGTAGTGCTCGCCGCTCGCCCTGTGTTCCGGCTGCAGCGCCGATTTGTTGAAGAGCCACTGCACCGGCGAATCCAGCAGCACCGCATGCTCGAGCGGCGTGATTTCGCGGTCAAACCACAGATGAATGCCCGTGATGGGAGAGTGCTCAAAGGCCGCCAGTTTCGCGCCCAGCGTCTCTTTGCCCGGAGCGTCGGGCATCTGCGGCAGCAGCCTGGCCATGCCCTCAAAGGGCAGCGCCAGCACCACGGCATCGGCGTCAAAGGTCTCGTCCGCGCTCAGCACGCGCCAACGGTTTTCTGTTCCGCTGCAGGCAATGCTCTCCACGCTGGTGCGCAGCCGCACCTCGCCGCCGCGCGCCGTGATGTAGTCGATGGCATGCCCATACAGCTCGCTCAGCGGAATCGACGGAATCCCCATCTCCCCGGCGCGCGCCGACGACAGAAACGACTCGCGAAAAACCTTCGCCGCGTAATGCACCGAGATGCGCTCGGGGTCTTCATTGAGCGCGCTCACCAGCACCGGCTTCCAGAAGCGTTCAATCGCCCCATGCGTCTGCCCATGCCGCGTGAGCCACGCGCCAAAGTTCTCGCCGGAATCCGGCGGCAAGCCCCACACAAACGCCAGCAGCCCGCGCGCAATCGCAATTTTGTCGGCCACGGTAAAGCACTTCGCCGCCAGAAACGACAGCGAGCTATGCATCGGCGCAGGCAGCCCCGTGGAGCGCAGCACGCTCTCGCGGCCGCCCGGCTCCACAAAGGTGAACTGGTTGTACCAGCGAATCGCATTGGGCACGCCCAGCCGCGCATACAAATCAATGAGGTTGGTGCAGCGGCCAATCAGCACATGCTGGCAGTTGTCGATCACCTCACCGGTGCCCGGATGCTCATACGATGACGCGCGGCCACCCACGTAGGGCCGCCGCTCCAGCAGTTGCACGCGATAACCGGCGTCGGACAGCGCGCACGCCGCCGAGAGTCCGGCCAGGCCGCCGCCCACCACCACCACGTTCTTCTGCATTGGATTGGTCATCGATTCTGCCATCGCCGCGCTCACTGCGCCATCCTCACCGGCCCGCTCCGCGCAGGCGGTTCCACAGCACGCCTGCCAGCCCGCGCGACAGAATCACCAGCTTCAGCGGAGTGCTTACGCTGATTCTTTCAGAGAAGACGTCATACTGCCGCGCCTCAATCTGCTCAAGCAGGCGATGATAAATCCCGATCAACACGCCCAGCGCCGGTCTTGCATCGGGCGAAATCAGCGGCAGCAGCGCATAGCCCGAGCGGTAATACTGCTGCGCGCGCGCGGCTTCTTTCTGGAGCAGAGCGCGCTGCCCGGCCGTGAGCTGCCGCCCGTCTTTGAGCGCGGCCAGTTCCTCCGCTGTGACGCCCGCCGCAGCCATGTCTTCCTGCGGCAGATAGATGCGCCCGCGCTCCACATCCTCACGCACGTCGCGCAGAATGTTGGTCAACTGAAAGGCGATGCCCGTCTCCTCGGCCAGCTTTTCGGCGCGCGGGTCGGTGTAGCCAAAGATGCGAATGCAGACCAGCCCCACCACCGAAGCTACGTAGTAGCAGTAGCGGTAGAGGTCCTCAAAGGTGGCGTAGGTATCAAATGCTGCCGCGCCTTCTTCGCGATAGAGGTCCATCGCCGTGCCCTGCACCAGTTGGTCCAGCAGTTCGGTCGTGATGCCGAAACGCTGCTGCGCGTCGGTCAACGCAAGGAACACGGGGTCTTCGCCCGGCGCTCCGGCGGCGGCGCTGTGCCAGGCATCGAGCCACGCCTGCATCTTTTCGCGGCGCGCGGCCAGCGGCAGGCTCTCATCGTCTGAGAGGTCATCGGCGTGCCGCATGAAGGCATACACCGCGCAAATGGCATTGCGCTTGGCCTCGGGCAACGCCACAAAGGAGTAGTAAAAGTTCTTGGCCTCACGGCGGGCGATCTCTCGACAGATCCGGTAAGCCTCGCTCACCCGTGGCGTCACGCAGACCGTCCCAGCAGCTTGGCGCTCAGCGCGCTCAGCAGCAGCAGCAGCTTGCGCGACCTGGGAATCGACGGCCGCGCCCGCAGCACGTCATAGCCCTGCGCCTCAATGGCGCGCAATATCTCAAGCCCGCCGCGCGTGAACAAATCCAGATCCAGCGCCAGCTCCGCATCCACCATACCGGTCAGCGGCTCACCCTTGCCAAACAGCTTGTGCGCGTAGCCGACCTCATAGCGCAGCAGTTCGCGAAACTCCGGCGTCGCCTCACCGGCGGCAATCATCGCCTCGGTGACGCCATAGCGCTCCATGTCGTCCTGCGGCAGATAGATGCGGCCCTTCTTGTAGTCCACGGCCACGTCCTGCCAGAAGTTTGCCAACTGCAGCGCCGTGCAGGTGTAGTCAGAGAGCGCAAAGCGTTCTTCATCGCGATACCCGCAGGTGTAGAGCACCAGCCGTCCGACAGGGTTTGCCGAGTAGCGGCAGTAGCCATGAATCTCTTCCATCGTGCGAAAGCGCGTCACCGTCTGGTCTTGCCGAAAGGCGACCAGCAGATCGGCAAACGGCTCTTTGGGAATCTCGCACGCGCGCACCGTCTCGGCCAGCGCTACAAACACCGGGTGCCGCGCCTCGCCGCGATAGCAGGCGTCCAGTTGCTCGCCCCACAAATCCAGCAGAGCCAGCGACTGCTCCGCGTTGCCTACCTCATCGCCCAGATCGTCAGAGATGCGGCAGTAGGCGTAAATGCTGTGAAAGTGTGGCCGCAGACGCTTCGGCAAAAACCATGAAGCGACGTGAAAGTTCTCGTAGTGCGACTCGGTCAGGCGGCGGCAATAGGCGCGCGCCTCGGCGAGCGTCGGCGTCTCGGCGGGCATGCGATACTCGGGCGGCAGCGCCGCCCATCCCCGCTCCATCAGCTCGGCTCGCGTTGTCTCCATCGTGTCCACAGGCATAGTCTCCGGCATGTTGGGGGGCCAGTCCGGCTCCTACGGCAATATCGCCGTCTTGATTTCCTGCGTGCGCGACATCAGGCGGCGAAACACATCATTCAAGTCCTCCAGCCGCGCGCGGCCCGTGATGTACTCCGCGCTCTGGAACTTGCCCTCGGTCACCAGCGCAAAGGCCTTGCGCGCCGCATCGGGTGTGTGATGAAAGCTCGCCTTGAGCGTGATGTCGTTGTAGTGCAGCCGGTTGGTGTCAAGCGCCACGCGCGTGCCCGCCGCCGGACCACCAAAGAAATTCACCAGTCCGCCCGCGCGCACCATGTCCACGGCCCACTCCCAGGTGTCGGGAACGGCCACGGCCTCAATCGCAATGTCCACGCCGCGCGCGTCTGGCGTCAGCGCACGCACCGCCGCTACCGGATCGCTGGTCTTCGTGGTCTGCACCACCTCGGCCGCGCCAAACAGCCGCGCCAGCCGCACCTGCTCATCGTGCTTGACCACGGCAATCACGCGATACCCGGCAATTTGCGCGACGTTCATAAACATCAGGCCGATCGGCCCC
The DNA window shown above is from Acidobacterium capsulatum ATCC 51196 and carries:
- the hpnI gene encoding bacteriohopanetetrol glucosamine biosynthesis glycosyltransferase HpnI gives rise to the protein MHIVAMAQSLMNAQVSLYGFGVLTPAGSLLARLLLLVAIVGLIASTVFTMLVIAGTFRFRNQKTDEGAEEFLPPLSLLKPLHGEEPGLEAHLDSFFRQDYPNYEILFCARSANDPGMKIARRVAARHPHIPARFLSTGEPQYINAKVASLELMGAAAEHDLLVISDSDVHVEPGYLRTIAAPFRNERVGALTCVYRGEAHRGLWAHLEAAGMSIEMTAGVVVANMLEGMQFLLGPTMAMRRQCVEQIGGFGVLGSYCADDFMLGKLIAENGHTVVLSQHVIDHVIVSDGFVETQKHQIRWMRSTRFSRPKGHFGTGLTFSVPFGILAFVAAGALQYPRLAFFLLGYSIAARMLLALVVGAFAVRERILMRTVLLYPLRDLLGFLYWAASYRSDLILWRGREFRLHKDGLMVDAAAGYQEDETALSAGI
- a CDS encoding NAD(P)/FAD-dependent oxidoreductase, with product MKAGQTAIIIGAGPAGLTAALEFTRRSGIHPIVLEASPTLIGGISCTIEHHGNRMDIGGHRFFSKSDRVMQWWTDLMPIAAGAAGAAEQAIRYQGQQRTVTTHTAASADDDLVMLVRPRKSRIYFLRSFFDYPLALNAQTIRQLGLVRMAKIGLGYLKVKLFPRKQEATLEDFLINRFGTELYLTFFKSYTEKVWGVKCNQISAEWGAQRIKGLSLRTAIAHFLKKTFGPKSSGDLAQKGTETSLIEQFLYPKFGPGQLWEHAAKLIEQQGGELRRGWRVTGLHVESNRVASVTAVDTEGQTHTLAADYVFSTMPVRELVRSLDCPVPPNVQEVSDGLQYRDFITVGLLVDRLAVSEPDGSPLKDTWIYIQEPDVLVGRLQIFNNWSPWMVADPSKVWIGLEYFCYDTDELWKMDNESLAKLAIGEVEKIGILRAADVRDWHVVRVPKTYPAYFGTYERFDEISSYLNGFENLFLVGRNGMHKYNNQDHSMLTAMTAVDQIVAGEIDKSALWQINTEQEYHEEKK
- a CDS encoding M24 family metallopeptidase, giving the protein MELLTAVNPKVDIQKIQAAIAASGADAWLFYDHHHRDPLASQILSLPMDDLVSRRWYYVIPAQGEPQKLVHKIESGKLDSLPGEKRTYAAWQQLEQHLREMLAPYTRLAMQYSPRNAIMYVSMVDAGTIELLREFGKTIVSSADLVSQFQAVLTEQQIASHFVAQQAIDEILAAGFAEIGRRSAAQEHFTEYDMVLWLEDSMRRAGLVWEHRPNVSVNANSADSHYEPSAENSRPIRTGDFLLIDIWARQDPARAGFETCFYDITWTAVIGREPTEEEVRVFTTVRDARDAAIRAVEEAFAAGRPIQGWEADDRARAVITEAGYGDYFTHRTGHNISSTLHGSGAHLDNLETHDERRLLPNTCFSVEPGIYLEHFGVRSEVNMMTSATSARVTGNMQQQLLRI
- a CDS encoding DUF6677 family protein; protein product: MPAKANPSEPKQGFRYLALLAGWLIPGAGHLITGRWVRALLLFVSITAMFGLGLAMLGHLYLPNTGNPLDILGFVGDLGNGLLYFGARLLGAGTTATTVISEDYGTKFIVVAGLLNFIAAVDAHNLQIGRKQ
- the hpnE gene encoding hydroxysqualene dehydroxylase HpnE, translated to MAESMTNPMQKNVVVVGGGLAGLSAACALSDAGYRVQLLERRPYVGGRASSYEHPGTGEVIDNCQHVLIGRCTNLIDLYARLGVPNAIRWYNQFTFVEPGGRESVLRSTGLPAPMHSSLSFLAAKCFTVADKIAIARGLLAFVWGLPPDSGENFGAWLTRHGQTHGAIERFWKPVLVSALNEDPERISVHYAAKVFRESFLSSARAGEMGIPSIPLSELYGHAIDYITARGGEVRLRTSVESIACSGTENRWRVLSADETFDADAVVLALPFEGMARLLPQMPDAPGKETLGAKLAAFEHSPITGIHLWFDREITPLEHAVLLDSPVQWLFNKSALQPEHRASGEHYIELVVSASRALVPMQRQEIVDLAVAELGRFFPAMREATLVKAAVVKEVRATYSVRPGLDAVRPGAESPWPRMVLAGDWTATGWPATMEGAVRSGYQAAEAVTAIFGARRRIRVEDLPHGGLMKLTPA
- a CDS encoding phytoene/squalene synthase family protein: MTPRVSEAYRICREIARREAKNFYYSFVALPEAKRNAICAVYAFMRHADDLSDDESLPLAARREKMQAWLDAWHSAAAGAPGEDPVFLALTDAQQRFGITTELLDQLVQGTAMDLYREEGAAAFDTYATFEDLYRYCYYVASVVGLVCIRIFGYTDPRAEKLAEETGIAFQLTNILRDVREDVERGRIYLPQEDMAAAGVTAEELAALKDGRQLTAGQRALLQKEAARAQQYYRSGYALLPLISPDARPALGVLIGIYHRLLEQIEARQYDVFSERISVSTPLKLVILSRGLAGVLWNRLRGAGR
- the hpnC gene encoding squalene synthase HpnC encodes the protein METTRAELMERGWAALPPEYRMPAETPTLAEARAYCRRLTESHYENFHVASWFLPKRLRPHFHSIYAYCRISDDLGDEVGNAEQSLALLDLWGEQLDACYRGEARHPVFVALAETVRACEIPKEPFADLLVAFRQDQTVTRFRTMEEIHGYCRYSANPVGRLVLYTCGYRDEERFALSDYTCTALQLANFWQDVAVDYKKGRIYLPQDDMERYGVTEAMIAAGEATPEFRELLRYEVGYAHKLFGKGEPLTGMVDAELALDLDLFTRGGLEILRAIEAQGYDVLRARPSIPRSRKLLLLLSALSAKLLGRSA